One window from the genome of Balaenoptera musculus isolate JJ_BM4_2016_0621 chromosome 3, mBalMus1.pri.v3, whole genome shotgun sequence encodes:
- the SMIM15 gene encoding small integral membrane protein 15, with protein MFDIKAWAEYVVEWAAKDPYGFLTTVILALTPLFLASAVLSWKLAKMIEAREKEQKKKQKRQENIAKAKRLKKD; from the coding sequence ATGTTTGATATAAAGGCTTGGGCTGAGTATGTTGTGGAATGGGCTGCAAAGGACCCATATGGCTTCCTTACAACAGTTATTCTGGCCCTAACTCCATTGTTTCTAGCAAGTGCTGTACTGTCTTGGAAATTGGCCAAGATGATCGAGGCCAGGGAAAAggagcaaaagaagaaacaaaaacgtcaagaaaatattgcaaaagcTAAACGACTAAAAAAGGATTGA